From Nitratidesulfovibrio vulgaris str. Hildenborough, a single genomic window includes:
- a CDS encoding sigma-54-dependent transcriptional regulator, whose protein sequence is MRYVLAATMDPAALAVLPRCFTPDIDLELSRSTAGMKSRLAARAHDIALVDMDILCGGTTTDYETIRQAVHGFRQQHPSVDLIVLARADAIRQAVDAVRAGAGNYLTYPLHPEEVRLVTQKLHESALVRSELDYLRDRLIQGRSGGDEGIVLDTRSPRMREVYDKIRLVAATRSTVLLTGETGTGKSLIARLIHSHSNRHGKRFISVHCGAIPEALVESELFGHEKGAFTGAIRKKPGRFEIAEGGTIFLDEIGTIGPSVQIKLLNVLQDRCFQRVGGETVIRPDVRVVAATNEDLSTLCAQGRFRRDLYYRLNVFPIDIPPLRERKEDILQLAEAFVRRCNPQRSRDIRAIHPDVIDAFMRYDWPGNVRELENIIERACILEGGEVLSPEAFPAEFRGLPHAVRNRALDISLPLEAARRHALDSFEREYLERALATSGGSIKGAAAIAGVTTRQIHKLMTRHSLKKEDFKPGSGRLKK, encoded by the coding sequence ATGCGCTACGTGCTCGCTGCCACCATGGACCCTGCGGCCCTCGCCGTCCTGCCACGCTGCTTCACTCCCGACATCGACCTCGAACTGAGTCGTTCCACCGCCGGGATGAAGTCGCGCCTTGCCGCGCGCGCCCATGACATCGCCCTTGTGGACATGGACATCCTGTGCGGCGGCACCACGACGGACTATGAGACCATACGTCAGGCCGTCCACGGCTTCAGACAGCAGCATCCCTCCGTCGACCTCATCGTGCTGGCCCGCGCCGACGCCATCCGGCAGGCAGTCGATGCCGTGCGGGCCGGGGCAGGCAACTACCTCACCTACCCGTTGCACCCTGAAGAGGTACGGCTGGTAACCCAGAAGCTGCACGAATCGGCGCTGGTGCGCTCCGAACTCGACTACCTGCGCGACCGGCTGATACAGGGCCGCTCCGGAGGTGACGAGGGCATCGTACTCGACACCCGCAGCCCCCGGATGCGTGAGGTCTATGACAAGATACGCCTCGTGGCGGCCACACGCAGCACCGTGCTGCTCACCGGCGAGACCGGCACGGGCAAGAGCCTCATCGCACGCCTCATCCACAGCCACAGCAACAGGCACGGCAAACGTTTCATCAGCGTACACTGCGGGGCCATTCCGGAGGCGCTGGTGGAGAGCGAACTCTTCGGCCACGAGAAAGGTGCCTTCACGGGCGCCATCCGCAAGAAGCCGGGGCGTTTCGAGATCGCCGAAGGCGGGACCATCTTCCTCGACGAGATAGGCACCATCGGCCCGTCCGTACAAATCAAACTCCTCAATGTGTTGCAGGACAGATGTTTCCAGCGTGTGGGCGGCGAGACCGTCATCCGGCCCGATGTGCGCGTCGTGGCAGCCACCAACGAAGACCTGTCGACCCTGTGTGCGCAGGGGCGCTTCAGGCGCGACCTGTACTACCGGCTGAACGTCTTTCCCATCGACATCCCGCCGCTGCGTGAACGCAAAGAGGACATCCTCCAGCTGGCAGAGGCGTTCGTGAGGCGCTGCAACCCGCAACGTTCACGTGACATTCGGGCCATCCACCCCGATGTCATCGACGCCTTCATGCGCTACGACTGGCCCGGCAACGTGCGTGAGCTTGAGAACATCATCGAACGCGCCTGCATCCTCGAAGGGGGAGAAGTGCTGTCGCCCGAAGCCTTTCCCGCAGAATTCAGGGGACTGCCCCATGCAGTGCGCAACCGCGCCCTTGACATATCGCTGCCCCTTGAAGCCGCACGCCGTCATGCGCTGGACAGCTTCGAACGCGAGTATCTGGAACGCGCCCTCGCCACCAGCGGGGGCAGTATCAAAGGCGCAGCAGCCATCGCCGGGGTCACCACCCGGCAGATACACAAGCTCATGACCCGACACAGCCTGAAAAAAGAGGATTTCAAGCCCGGTAGCGGCAGGTTGAAGAAGTAA
- a CDS encoding ATP-binding protein, producing MNWTWQTLRIPCALTLLWCLLLLGLYRWNADSEADHIHELALLQARSFFAQIVATRAWNAVHGGVLVPESAYGPPNPYLPEDDRVVTTSDGQRLTRVNPAYMTRQISEILNDREGVGFRITSLFPLRPENAPDVWEKAALDKFRYGEKEVFTLEQGMKGSLSHYRFMAPLATDATCMNCHRDERDVTGGQRGGISVALAAAPLLAVQADRLNTLSITYWCIAIVGVFGIGGATLLISSRQAVAEAANRMKSAFLANMSHDMRTPLTGIIGMADLLEAPGCPPERRSAYIAQLKGASANLLEIVNDITDYSCLESGRLRLLPRHFALRNAVDECLGLFRFTCEQKGLTLTADIPPGLPDSLTGDDFRLRQALGNLVSNAVKFTRRGTITVAVREEERSAEDVMLRFTVQDTGVGIPLHEQDAIFESFVQGGAAHELRMGGTGLGLAITRDIAAMCGGTAGVHSTPGTGSSFWFTARLGIATEQEARADRRQPLVQDSHVPYRSPLPPSEEVLPHQTGDSAAMTCSPASLSVASPAHRLRILVADDNPVNRLFLHDALTGAGYDVMCASDGLEALECLADGRGFSLALLDVRMPGLDGLDVLRHMRAGDVPGIRPDTPVLMVTASAAGDERAQLLNAPADGVIIKPLRVATLLEQVHRVLHPGTAAMAAASPPALPPSSHCPGDAPLPSASAASYPPPVAPLSTVASQQQDTTPLPVHDTQAALADLAGNEGLLARLYAAFLDDVPTRRTALMRTLEVRQTSEWDLAPLRREAHALCNSAKALHLGHLAASTSALEMACVAGAPDRRMLEAVITDLAGAETTLTALLQATREDA from the coding sequence ATGAACTGGACATGGCAGACCCTGCGTATCCCCTGCGCCCTCACCCTGCTCTGGTGCCTTCTGCTGCTAGGCCTGTACCGCTGGAACGCCGACAGCGAAGCCGACCACATCCATGAACTGGCCCTGCTTCAGGCCCGCAGCTTCTTTGCACAGATAGTCGCCACGCGTGCATGGAACGCCGTGCATGGCGGCGTCCTCGTTCCGGAAAGCGCCTACGGGCCGCCCAATCCCTACCTGCCGGAAGACGACCGCGTGGTGACCACCTCTGACGGGCAGCGACTGACGCGGGTCAACCCAGCCTACATGACCCGGCAGATTTCCGAGATACTCAACGACCGCGAAGGAGTCGGCTTCCGCATCACCAGTCTCTTCCCGCTACGCCCCGAAAACGCCCCCGACGTGTGGGAGAAGGCAGCCCTCGACAAGTTCAGGTACGGCGAGAAGGAAGTATTCACCCTCGAACAGGGTATGAAAGGTTCGCTGTCGCACTACCGCTTCATGGCCCCCCTCGCCACAGACGCCACATGCATGAACTGCCACCGCGACGAACGCGATGTCACCGGAGGACAGCGAGGCGGCATCAGCGTCGCCCTTGCCGCCGCCCCGCTGCTTGCCGTGCAGGCCGACAGGCTCAATACCCTCTCCATCACCTACTGGTGCATCGCTATCGTAGGCGTGTTCGGCATCGGCGGCGCAACGTTGCTCATCAGCAGCAGGCAAGCCGTGGCCGAAGCCGCCAACCGCATGAAGAGCGCCTTTCTCGCCAACATGAGCCACGACATGCGAACCCCGCTCACCGGTATCATCGGCATGGCCGACCTGCTCGAAGCGCCCGGCTGCCCACCCGAACGGAGAAGCGCCTACATCGCCCAGCTCAAGGGCGCCTCTGCCAACCTGCTGGAAATCGTCAACGACATCACGGACTACTCATGCCTTGAATCGGGCAGATTACGCCTTCTTCCCCGGCATTTCGCACTACGGAACGCCGTGGACGAATGCCTCGGCCTGTTCCGGTTCACCTGTGAACAAAAGGGGCTTACCCTGACTGCGGACATTCCACCCGGATTGCCAGACTCGCTCACGGGTGACGACTTCCGGCTACGGCAGGCACTCGGCAACCTCGTCAGCAATGCGGTCAAGTTTACGCGCCGGGGAACCATCACCGTCGCCGTCCGCGAAGAGGAACGGAGTGCGGAGGACGTCATGCTGCGCTTCACCGTGCAGGACACGGGGGTGGGTATTCCGCTGCACGAACAGGACGCCATCTTCGAGAGTTTTGTGCAGGGTGGTGCCGCACACGAGTTGAGAATGGGCGGCACGGGCCTCGGGCTTGCCATCACCCGCGACATCGCCGCCATGTGCGGCGGCACTGCGGGCGTCCACAGCACACCGGGGACGGGCAGTTCTTTCTGGTTCACGGCACGCCTCGGCATTGCAACGGAACAGGAGGCACGGGCTGACCGGCGTCAGCCCCTCGTGCAGGACTCCCACGTGCCGTACAGGTCGCCGCTGCCACCCTCCGAAGAGGTGCTGCCGCACCAGACCGGCGACAGCGCCGCCATGACGTGCAGTCCGGCAAGTCTCTCTGTCGCATCACCTGCACACCGGTTGCGCATCCTCGTGGCAGACGACAACCCTGTGAACCGGCTTTTCCTGCACGACGCCCTCACCGGGGCAGGATACGACGTCATGTGCGCCAGTGACGGCCTTGAGGCGCTCGAATGCCTCGCCGACGGTCGCGGGTTCTCCCTCGCCCTGCTGGACGTGCGGATGCCGGGACTCGACGGACTGGATGTACTGCGTCACATGCGGGCAGGTGACGTGCCGGGCATACGCCCCGACACCCCGGTGCTCATGGTCACGGCCTCCGCCGCAGGCGATGAACGCGCCCAGTTGCTGAACGCCCCTGCCGATGGCGTCATCATCAAGCCCCTGCGCGTCGCCACCCTGCTGGAACAGGTGCACAGGGTGCTGCATCCGGGTACCGCGGCGATGGCAGCCGCTTCCCCGCCTGCACTCCCTCCTTCCAGCCACTGTCCGGGCGATGCCCCCCTCCCGTCTGCATCCGCTGCATCCTATCCGCCCCCTGTGGCCCCTCTGTCCACAGTCGCGTCGCAGCAGCAGGACACAACGCCCCTGCCGGTACACGACACACAAGCGGCCCTCGCCGACCTCGCCGGAAACGAAGGCCTTCTGGCACGCCTGTATGCAGCCTTCCTCGACGATGTGCCGACCCGTCGCACCGCGCTCATGCGCACGCTGGAAGTCCGCCAGACCAGTGAATGGGACCTCGCGCCTCTCCGCCGTGAAGCGCACGCCCTGTGCAATTCGGCAAAGGCACTGCACCTCGGGCACCTTGCCGCCAGCACCAGCGCCCTCGAAATGGCCTGCGTGGCGGGGGCACCCGACCGGAGGATGCTGGAAGCCGTCATCACCGACCTCGCCGGGGCCGAAACCACCCTCACGGCACTTCTGCAGGCAACGAGGGAAGACGCATGA
- a CDS encoding NapC/NirT family cytochrome c codes for MSEEKSRNGPARLKLVLGGATLGVVALATVAFGMKYTDQRPFCTSCHIMNPVGVTHKLSGHANISCNDCHAPHNLLAKLPFKAIAGARDVYMNTLGHPGDLILAGMETKEVVNANCKACHTMTNVEVASMEAKKYCTDCHRNVQHMRMKPISTREVADE; via the coding sequence ATGTCTGAGGAGAAGAGCCGCAACGGGCCAGCACGACTCAAGCTGGTCCTTGGCGGGGCAACGCTGGGGGTCGTGGCGCTGGCGACGGTGGCGTTCGGCATGAAGTACACCGACCAGCGTCCGTTCTGTACCAGTTGCCACATCATGAACCCTGTGGGTGTCACCCACAAGCTTTCGGGACACGCCAACATTTCGTGCAACGACTGCCACGCGCCGCACAATCTGTTGGCAAAGCTACCGTTCAAGGCCATTGCCGGGGCGAGGGACGTGTACATGAACACCCTCGGGCATCCCGGCGACCTCATCCTCGCGGGCATGGAAACCAAAGAGGTGGTCAACGCCAACTGCAAGGCGTGCCACACCATGACCAATGTCGAGGTCGCCAGCATGGAAGCCAAGAAGTACTGCACCGACTGCCATCGCAACGTGCAGCACATGCGCATGAAGCCCATCAGCACGAGAGAGGTCGCCGATGAATAA
- a CDS encoding Rid family detoxifying hydrolase, which yields MADRYPILPGGAPAPVAPYSPGMVCGSFLFVSGQLPLDAATGVLIEGDIRERTRQALRNMQAVVRAAGCELSCAVRVNIYLADMNDFAAVNEVYKTFFCKPYPARTAIQAAALPLGSDILIDGIFAL from the coding sequence ATGGCCGACCGTTACCCCATTCTCCCCGGTGGCGCACCCGCCCCGGTGGCCCCCTACTCACCCGGCATGGTCTGCGGCAGCTTTCTCTTCGTCTCGGGGCAGCTTCCGCTTGACGCTGCCACCGGCGTCCTCATCGAAGGCGACATCCGTGAACGTACCCGGCAGGCCCTTCGGAACATGCAGGCCGTCGTCCGGGCTGCGGGCTGCGAATTGTCGTGCGCGGTGCGCGTGAACATCTATCTCGCCGACATGAATGATTTCGCCGCCGTGAACGAGGTCTACAAGACCTTCTTCTGCAAGCCGTACCCGGCCCGGACGGCGATTCAGGCCGCGGCATTGCCGCTTGGTTCCGACATCCTCATCGACGGAATCTTCGCACTGTGA
- a CDS encoding ammonia-forming cytochrome c nitrite reductase subunit c552, whose amino-acid sequence MNNQKTFKGLRLAALGLVAVAAFTAGCSDVSTELKTPVYKTKLTAEEIRNSAFKPEFPKQYASYERNDETTVMTEYKGSVPFNKNDNVNPLPEGYRHAQPYLKNLWLGYPFMYEYREARGHTYAIQDFLHIDRINRYAEKGGLPATCWNCKTPKMMEWVKESGDGFWAKDVNEFRDKIDMKDHTIGCATCHDPQTMELRITSVPLTDYLVSQGKDPKKLPRNEMRALVCGQCHVEYYFNGPTMGVNKKPVFPWAEGFDPADMYRYYDKHGDLQVKGFEGKFADWTHPASKTPMIKAQHPEYETWINGTHGAAGVTCADCHMSYTRSDDKKKISSHWWTSPMKDPEMRACRQCHSDKTPDYLKSRVLFTQKRTFDLLLAAQEVSVKAHEAVRLANEYQGAKAAGYDDLMIQAREMVRKGQFFWDYVSAENSVGFHNPAKALDTLAQSQQFSQKAIDLAMEATQYGIGKDLSGDIKTIVPPILKMNRKLQQDPEFMKTHKWFQYLPVLPKADQVWDGQKRLVSAKQ is encoded by the coding sequence ATGAATAACCAGAAGACGTTCAAGGGGTTGCGCCTCGCCGCGCTGGGACTCGTGGCCGTGGCCGCCTTCACCGCAGGGTGTTCCGACGTGTCCACCGAACTCAAGACCCCCGTGTACAAGACGAAACTGACGGCGGAGGAAATCCGCAACAGCGCCTTCAAGCCCGAGTTTCCCAAGCAGTACGCCAGCTACGAGCGTAACGACGAGACTACGGTGATGACCGAATACAAGGGGTCTGTGCCGTTCAACAAGAACGACAACGTGAATCCCCTGCCTGAAGGCTACAGGCACGCGCAGCCGTACCTGAAGAACCTCTGGCTCGGCTATCCCTTCATGTACGAGTACCGTGAGGCGCGGGGCCATACCTACGCCATTCAGGACTTCCTGCACATCGACCGTATCAATCGCTACGCGGAGAAAGGCGGACTGCCCGCCACCTGCTGGAACTGCAAGACCCCCAAGATGATGGAGTGGGTCAAGGAGAGCGGCGACGGCTTCTGGGCGAAGGACGTCAACGAATTCCGCGACAAGATCGACATGAAGGATCACACCATCGGGTGTGCCACCTGTCACGACCCCCAGACCATGGAACTGCGCATCACCAGCGTGCCGCTCACCGACTACCTCGTCTCGCAGGGCAAGGACCCCAAGAAGCTGCCGCGTAACGAGATGCGCGCACTGGTATGCGGTCAGTGCCACGTGGAGTACTACTTCAACGGCCCCACCATGGGCGTGAACAAGAAGCCGGTGTTCCCGTGGGCCGAGGGTTTCGACCCTGCCGACATGTATCGCTACTACGACAAGCACGGCGACCTGCAGGTGAAGGGCTTCGAGGGCAAGTTCGCGGACTGGACGCACCCGGCTTCCAAGACCCCCATGATCAAGGCCCAGCACCCCGAATACGAGACGTGGATCAACGGCACCCACGGGGCCGCTGGCGTCACCTGCGCCGACTGCCACATGAGCTACACCCGCAGCGACGACAAGAAGAAGATATCGTCGCACTGGTGGACTTCGCCCATGAAGGACCCCGAAATGCGTGCCTGCCGCCAGTGCCACTCCGATAAGACCCCCGACTACCTCAAGTCGCGCGTGCTCTTCACCCAGAAGCGCACCTTCGACCTGTTGCTGGCGGCGCAGGAGGTGTCGGTGAAGGCGCATGAAGCGGTACGCCTTGCCAACGAATACCAGGGCGCCAAGGCCGCAGGCTATGACGACCTGATGATCCAGGCCCGTGAGATGGTCCGCAAGGGACAGTTCTTCTGGGACTACGTGTCCGCCGAAAACAGCGTGGGCTTCCACAACCCCGCCAAGGCACTCGACACGCTGGCCCAGTCGCAGCAGTTCAGCCAGAAGGCCATCGACCTCGCCATGGAAGCGACCCAGTACGGCATCGGCAAGGACCTTTCGGGCGACATCAAGACCATCGTGCCGCCCATCCTGAAGATGAACCGCAAGCTGCAGCAGGACCCGGAATTCATGAAGACCCACAAGTGGTTCCAGTACCTGCCCGTGCTGCCCAAGGCCGATCAGGTGTGGGACGGACAGAAGCGTCTGGTCTCCGCCAAGCAGTAG
- the ilvN gene encoding acetolactate synthase small subunit, translated as MKNTLSVLVRNQVGVVAQATEVFRQHNVNLNSISCAETEAFDVSRLMLTVEGQEHLFDAVKADLASKDFVLEVEDLSARDLVDRELALVKVAVTRETTTQVMQVCEVFRATVVGMGQETMTLEITGDMRKVDGFIRLLRPFGIRSLARTGSVALARGDD; from the coding sequence ATGAAGAATACCCTTTCGGTTCTGGTACGTAATCAGGTGGGCGTGGTCGCGCAGGCGACCGAGGTCTTCCGCCAGCACAACGTGAATCTCAATTCCATATCCTGTGCAGAGACCGAGGCGTTCGACGTGTCGCGCCTCATGCTCACCGTCGAAGGGCAGGAGCATCTGTTCGACGCGGTCAAGGCCGACCTCGCCTCCAAGGACTTCGTGCTCGAAGTGGAGGACCTCTCCGCACGCGACCTCGTCGACCGGGAACTCGCGCTGGTCAAGGTGGCGGTCACGCGCGAGACCACGACGCAGGTGATGCAGGTGTGCGAGGTGTTCCGCGCCACGGTGGTCGGCATGGGGCAGGAGACCATGACCCTCGAGATAACCGGGGACATGCGCAAGGTGGACGGTTTCATCCGCCTGTTGCGTCCCTTCGGCATCCGCAGCCTTGCACGGACGGGGTCGGTGGCACTGGCACGAGGAGACGATTAG
- a CDS encoding sigma-54-dependent transcriptional regulator, producing the protein MARILVVDDESLVRILVADTAGGMGHEVLAAASLTEAEEKAAKGIDVVFLDVLLPDGNGLENVARFTRLPGTPEVIVITGHGSADGAETALRHGVWDYVQKPLKVQEVMLSLSRALAYRAGRNSATGRRPLRRDAIVGDSPALREALDLVEEAAASTVNVLITGETGTGKELFARAVHANSARCESPLVTLDCASLTENLVESQLFGHVRGAFTGAERNSEGLLRQAHGGTLFLDEAGDLPLAMQGSFLRALELRRFRPVGSAHEVSSDFRLVAATNKNLHEMTRLDLFRSDLLYRLRGLTITLPPLRDRTADILPLCEHVIEGYCAQHGAPMKQMAGDFMETVERYAWPGNIRELRHAVERACTAAHDDSTLYARQLPVEVRVTVARATIPCASEVDHCMPAAEGHDGTPMTLRDYKACAERAYVTRLLDRHGADVRAAASEAGISRGHLYELVRKHGLARDGN; encoded by the coding sequence ATGGCGCGCATTCTTGTAGTTGATGACGAAAGCCTCGTCCGGATTCTTGTGGCAGACACGGCGGGAGGCATGGGGCATGAAGTGCTTGCGGCGGCGTCGCTGACCGAAGCCGAGGAGAAGGCAGCCAAAGGTATCGACGTGGTCTTTCTCGATGTCCTGCTGCCTGACGGCAACGGGCTTGAGAACGTGGCGCGCTTCACCCGACTGCCCGGTACACCCGAGGTCATCGTCATCACGGGACATGGCAGTGCCGACGGTGCCGAGACGGCCCTGCGCCACGGTGTATGGGACTACGTGCAAAAGCCTCTCAAAGTGCAGGAGGTGATGCTCTCACTCTCGCGTGCCCTCGCCTACCGCGCCGGACGCAATAGCGCCACAGGGCGGCGGCCCCTGCGGCGCGACGCCATCGTGGGCGACAGCCCTGCCCTGCGCGAGGCCCTCGACCTCGTCGAAGAGGCGGCCGCCAGTACGGTCAACGTGCTCATCACCGGTGAGACGGGAACGGGAAAGGAACTGTTCGCCCGCGCCGTACACGCCAATAGTGCCCGGTGTGAAAGCCCGCTGGTCACTCTCGACTGTGCCTCGCTGACGGAGAATCTCGTCGAGAGTCAACTCTTCGGACACGTCCGGGGGGCGTTCACCGGGGCGGAACGCAACAGCGAAGGGCTCTTGCGGCAAGCACACGGCGGCACACTGTTCCTTGATGAGGCAGGCGACCTGCCGCTTGCCATGCAGGGCAGCTTTCTCCGGGCGCTTGAACTGCGGCGCTTTCGCCCCGTGGGTTCCGCGCATGAAGTCTCCAGCGATTTCAGGCTCGTGGCCGCCACGAACAAGAACCTGCATGAGATGACGCGGCTTGACCTCTTCCGTAGCGACCTGCTGTACCGCCTGCGCGGGCTTACCATCACCCTGCCCCCCCTTCGTGACCGCACAGCCGACATACTGCCCCTCTGCGAGCACGTCATCGAGGGGTACTGTGCACAGCACGGTGCACCGATGAAGCAGATGGCCGGTGATTTCATGGAGACTGTGGAACGCTACGCGTGGCCGGGCAATATCCGCGAGTTACGCCACGCCGTCGAACGTGCCTGCACGGCGGCGCACGACGACAGCACGCTCTACGCCAGGCAGCTTCCGGTGGAAGTGCGCGTCACCGTCGCCCGCGCGACCATTCCGTGCGCATCCGAGGTCGACCATTGCATGCCTGCGGCAGAGGGACACGACGGCACGCCCATGACACTGCGCGATTACAAGGCATGCGCCGAACGTGCCTACGTGACCCGGCTTCTCGACAGGCACGGGGCCGACGTACGCGCCGCCGCATCCGAGGCGGGCATCTCGCGCGGGCATCTTTACGAACTTGTCCGCAAGCACGGACTCGCACGCGACGGCAACTGA